CAAGCTGGAAGTGAAATAGGGTCTCTTACTGGAATTGTAGCCTCTTCAAATCCCTCTTTGTGGCTCAAAGACTTGAATGTGGGAGCTCCTTGCAGTGACAAAGGCACTGTCCTTCCATGGCCTCCCGCCTTTCATCTTGCAAAGGTGTGCATCCTTGACCCTGATTCTGCCCCGAGAGCCACATAGAACCAAAGTCCATGCTGCCACTTGCTCTCAGCTTCCCTTTGAGACTGAAATCACGATTCACCCTTCTCTTAGGCTCTCAGTTTCATAGAGCCACCTGggttttgtttgtcttctttcctCAGTGCCGTGTTTGACACGTGCTAGAGTGCTCATTGCACATGTGTCAAGTTATCTCaacttttattgtttattataacTTTACTGTAAGTGCTCTTAGAATTTTTTCTGAAGGGAAATAGAGCTATTTTGAGCAAGACTTATCTCTAACATTTTCAAAGATCCTTCTTTTCCTGCAATTCCAAGCCTCCTTACTTATCAAGCTAGCAATATGGGTATTTCCACCAGAGTTAATTCTTTTCTTGCTGTGGGATATTAAATTATTGATCAAGAAATGTTCACGGTATGGAAGACATGTACTTTTCTGCTGCACTGATAGTGGGCTCGGTCACAGACTTGCTACAGTCAATGGTATGTCAGGGGATGCAATTTGCACGGAAGCTTAAAGGACTTTTATAGTTCTGGGTCTCTTAAACTCCAGATCTTCACCAGGAGAAGACTATGACTTAGGTAGACACTGGTCAGTGAAGATGATGGCACCTGGGGAAGATCTGGACCCAGTTCATAGCTTGGAGAAAGCTACCTAAGTCCAGTTTAGAATAGCTAAACCCTACTGACATATAAACCTCTGTGTAAGGAATAAATGTTTAGTTACTCTATGTCACTCTGTTTGGGGGGTAATACATTATGTGGCATTATTGTGGCGATAACTGGTCTATTCAATCTATGGAAATGGTAGGGATTTTTATATTCTTGGCTAATCCAGGGAATTGTTCAAGAGAATGACAagttttagtaatttttaaaaattattagattGATTATAATTTTACACAGATAAATCACGGATCCATCATATCATTCCTTGAAGTATGATTTCACAATGTCTGAATTTGTATGGCATTTATTTTAGTGTCATACTGTGGAATTTCTGATGTATTAATGAACTACACATTTTCTACCTTACTGCTAATGGGTCAACAATTAAGAGAAGAATTATCTTCATTCTATAATAGCCACTTGAACTTAACTGTGAGCCACTTATTACAAATGATTGCCTTAGAAAAACACTTTCTTAATTTACATTAGACCACCTTATGTAATTGCTGTTATTATTGTATACAGTTTCCAATTTTGCTACCATTTAGAACAGTTATTTAGGTAAATTCTCTTTGCTCTTCTGTTTTCAGATTTGGAACGTCCTTCTTTCATGTGGGTCCACAAAGTATGACCATTTTCACAAATCTAGGgatataactcttttttttaagggacaactaggaatttttgttttgaatttcacatTCGAGAAATTCTTTTGGTTATGTTGAGGGTTACCATTTCCAGCGTGCTGGCTAGCATTTGTTTCTTAGATAATTTTGAGAAGGATACATTTCTACAGTGAGATCGCTGTGGTAATGGGGACAGGGCCAATCATCCTTTCCCCTTTGCAATCTTCTCCCTTTGGTTGTACTGGAACTATGACAACAGTTTGTATAAGAgtattagaaatttttaaaagtatccaCTGAAGACCTGTGAGATTTGAAAGGGGAATACATGACATCAAGCAGTTAAAATTGCAAAAAGTCACAGTCCAGCTGGGGGCAGTggatcatacctgtaatctcagcactttggcagcctgaggcaggaggatcacttgagtccaggaattcaaggttacagtgagctctgattgtgCCACTgagctctagcctgggtgaccgaaaacctaaaaaaacaaaccaaaaaagcagACAACAAAAATTCATAATTCTTTCCCCAACATTTTGGGAAGAAAACATTTAAGGATTAGTATCTTTACGAAATATATTTTCTCCTGAGTCGTCTCCAATTCCCTGCCTTTAGTTTTTTGCATGAATCAAAATCCCCACTCACTTCCTTAGAAGACAGTTCTCTTACCCACACAAAATGGATTAGTTCCTTCACAATAACTATCCATTTCCATATGTTTTTCTTCGAATTTAAGTCCTTTGATCTAAAATGTTGCTATTGGTTCCGGTGTGGGTGACGAGTGGTGGCTGCAGCAGGGGGTAGACAGGGACGCTCAAGCAGGGACCATGGCGGACGGCGGCTCGGAGCGGGCTGACGGTCGCATCGTCAAGATGGAAGTGGACTACAGCGCTACAGTGGATCAGCGCCTGCCCGAGTGCGAGAAGCTGGCTAAGGAAGGAAGACTTCAGGAAGTTATTGAAACCCTTCTGTCTTTGGAAAAACAGACCCGAACCGCTTCCGATATGGTGTCTACTTCCCGTATCTTAGTTGCAGTAGTGAAGATGTGCTATGAGGCTAAAGAATGGGATTTGcttaatgaaaatattatgcttTTGTCAAAAAGGCGGAGTCAGTTAAAACAAGCTGTTGCAAAAATGGTTCAGCAGTGCTGTACTTACGTCGATGAAATCACAGATCTTCCTATCAAACTTCGATTAATTGATACTCTACGAATGGTTACAGAAGGAAAGATTTATGTTGAAATTGAGCGTGCTAGACTGACTAAAACATTAGCAACTATAAAAGAGCAAAATGGTGATGTGAAAGAGGCTGCCTCTATATTGCAAGAGTTACAGGTGGAAACCTATGggtcaatggaaaagaaagagcggGTGGAGTTTATTTTGGAGCAAATGAGGCTCTGCCTAGCTGTGAAAGATTATATTCGGACACAAATCATCAGCAAGAAAATTAACACCAAATTTTTCcaggaagaaaacacagagaaattaaagTTGAAGTACTATAATTTAATGATTCAGCTGGATCAGCATGAGGGATCTTATCTTTCTATTTGCAAGCACTACAGAGCAATATATGATACTCCCTGTATACAGGCAGAAAGTGAAAAGTGGCAACAGGCTCTGAAGAGTGTTGTGCTCTATGTTATCCTGGCTCCTTTTGACAACGAACAGTCAGATTTGGTTCACCGAATAAGTGCTGACAAGAAGTTAGAAGAAATTCCCAAATACAAGGATCTTTTAAAGCTTTTTACCACAATGGAGTTAATGCGTTGGTCCACACTTGTTGAGGACTATGGGATGGAATTAAGAAAAGGTTCCCTTGAGAGTCCTGCGACTGATGTTTTTGCTTCTACGGAGGAAGGTGAAAAAAGGTGGAAAGACTTGAAGAACAGAGTTGTTGAACATAATATTAGAATAATGGCCAAGTACTATACTCGGATAACAATGAAAAGAATGGCACAACTTTTGGATCTATCTGTTGA
This is a stretch of genomic DNA from Nycticebus coucang isolate mNycCou1 chromosome 14, mNycCou1.pri, whole genome shotgun sequence. It encodes these proteins:
- the LOC128565792 gene encoding 26S proteasome non-ATPase regulatory subunit 12 yields the protein MADGGSERADGRIVKMEVDYSATVDQRLPECEKLAKEGRLQEVIETLLSLEKQTRTASDMVSTSRILVAVVKMCYEAKEWDLLNENIMLLSKRRSQLKQAVAKMVQQCCTYVDEITDLPIKLRLIDTLRMVTEGKIYVEIERARLTKTLATIKEQNGDVKEAASILQELQVETYGSMEKKERVEFILEQMRLCLAVKDYIRTQIISKKINTKFFQEENTEKLKLKYYNLMIQLDQHEGSYLSICKHYRAIYDTPCIQAESEKWQQALKSVVLYVILAPFDNEQSDLVHRISADKKLEEIPKYKDLLKLFTTMELMRWSTLVEDYGMELRKGSLESPATDVFASTEEGEKRWKDLKNRVVEHNIRIMAKYYTRITMKRMAQLLDLSVDESEAFLSNLVVNKTIFAKVDRLAGIINFQRPKDPNNLLNDWSQKLNSLMSLVNKTTHLIAKEEMIHNLQ